From the genome of Actinacidiphila yeochonensis CN732, one region includes:
- the greA gene encoding transcription elongation factor GreA, which produces MTQTSDNVTWLTQAAYDQLRAELEHLSGPARAEIVAKIEEARQEGDLKENAGYHAAREDQGKLELRIRQLNQILETAKVGEAPADTGVVAPGMVVTIAFDGDPDDTMTFLLGSREGVAGDLETYSPQSPLGSGVAGKRRGDDATYELPNGRTAKVKVLDVKPYQG; this is translated from the coding sequence GTGACCCAGACCAGCGACAACGTCACCTGGCTCACCCAGGCGGCGTACGACCAGCTCAGGGCCGAGCTGGAGCACCTGTCTGGTCCGGCGCGCGCCGAGATCGTCGCCAAGATCGAGGAAGCCCGCCAGGAAGGCGATCTCAAGGAGAACGCCGGCTACCACGCCGCGCGCGAGGACCAGGGCAAGCTTGAGCTCCGCATCCGCCAGCTCAACCAGATCCTGGAGACCGCGAAGGTGGGCGAGGCCCCCGCGGACACGGGCGTGGTGGCGCCCGGCATGGTCGTCACGATCGCCTTCGACGGCGACCCCGACGACACCATGACGTTCCTCCTCGGCTCCCGCGAGGGCGTCGCCGGCGACCTGGAGACGTACTCGCCGCAGTCCCCGCTCGGCTCGGGCGTGGCGGGCAAGCGCCGCGGTGACGACGCCACGTACGAGCTGCCGAACGGCCGGACGGCCAAGGTGAAGGTCCTCGACGTCAAGCCCTACC